The proteins below come from a single Salinilacihabitans rarus genomic window:
- a CDS encoding glycosyltransferase family 2 protein yields MTATAADAAASGVERPIDRPDPRVSVVVPTIPANDHEAVVETLREQTADAYEVLVVDDASLDICEARNAGIRAARGEIVALTDDDCRPPREWIDRIEAAFDRDPDLVCLEGAVDGGRTYDGERRYVGCNLAFDREAALAVGGFRPAFAGWRDDTEFGWRMERDADGRCAYADAVRMRHPDPPRASIDAALEERLKREYPDRYEAVLVPDTLPGRVNDWLWRKGVWDLVDAVRYDVPNAVRSDR; encoded by the coding sequence GTGACCGCGACGGCGGCCGACGCGGCGGCGTCCGGCGTCGAGCGGCCGATCGACCGTCCCGACCCCCGCGTCTCGGTGGTCGTCCCGACGATTCCCGCGAACGACCACGAGGCGGTAGTCGAGACCCTCCGCGAACAGACCGCCGACGCCTACGAGGTCCTCGTCGTCGACGACGCGAGCCTCGACATCTGCGAGGCGCGCAACGCGGGGATCCGCGCCGCCCGAGGGGAGATCGTCGCGCTGACCGACGACGACTGCCGGCCGCCCCGGGAGTGGATCGACCGGATCGAGGCCGCGTTCGACCGCGACCCCGACCTCGTCTGTCTGGAGGGGGCCGTCGACGGCGGGCGGACGTACGACGGCGAGCGCCGCTACGTCGGCTGTAACCTCGCGTTCGACCGCGAGGCGGCGCTCGCCGTCGGCGGCTTCCGCCCGGCGTTTGCGGGCTGGCGCGACGACACCGAGTTCGGCTGGCGGATGGAGCGCGACGCCGACGGCCGCTGTGCGTACGCGGACGCGGTCCGGATGCGCCACCCGGACCCGCCGCGGGCGAGCATCGACGCGGCCCTCGAAGAGCGCCTGAAGCGGGAGTACCCCGACCGCTACGAAGCGGTGCTCGTCCCCGACACCCTCCCGGGGCGGGTCAACGACTGGCTCTGGCGCAAGGGCGTCTGGGACCTCGTCGATGCGGTCCGGTACGACGTCCCGAACGCGGTTCGCTCCGACAGGTGA